A window of Zavarzinella sp. contains these coding sequences:
- a CDS encoding helicase-related protein has translation MKLISNSGNDRVLDVFKKMVVPGCSIDIVTPELSLFGFAEVLDFLEKAGKSRLVLPDPSLHDPGLLGSDADRASRNKLLGRWWASQCMRWLNHDVQVQQAPTGIPQSAIMVHNSPGENVAITGNCPFTTSGFGLTPGVQFGLIQRTESSNEASVYHEWFSQLWISTQSNGIKSSLFEKLSEMVDHRSPETAYHLALLHLFQKYGEELDEERIVKSATGIKNTIIWKKLFRFQRDGVIGAIDKLERYGGCIIADSVGLGKTFEALAVIKYYELRNDRVLVLCPKRLRENWTIYRSNDRRNILASDRLNYDVLNHTDLSRDDGFSGDIDLSHINWGNYDLVVIDESHNFRNRTTPKAGGETRYDKLMRRIIQDGVRTRVLMLSATPVNNRLADLKNQITFATEGNDEALKDQGITSIETTVRLAQTQFNKWQQLEDEERRPARLMDMLGFDYFQLLDLLTIARSRKHVEKYYGTSETGKFPERLTPINIYADVDLTQQFPPIAEINDDIRRLNLSSYAPLRYVLPAKQPAYDAKYSQRVKGGLFRQSDREESLIHLLRVNLLKRMESAVSSFSLTVERLLHTVETTLAQIERHVDSVEEIDIHEVDVEDPVFEPLLAGAKVKVLLQDVDRVRWQQDLMEDRDRLTSMLTAAKSVNPERDAKLADLRKVIEEKIRQPINAGNRKVLVFTAFTDTAKYLYEQLTPWATTLGLNTAMVTAGRMRSSISTLRLNMSTLLSAFAPRAKERPAEFAGEGDIDLLIANDCISEGQNLQDCDFLINYDIHWNPVRIIQRFGRIDRIGSPNSVIQLVNFWPNMELEEYIGLEQRVSGRMVLLDISATGEENVIEQQSGNQMNDLEYRRKQLLKLQDAVIDMEDLSSGVSIADLTLNDFRIDLARLSKEERQNLAKLPFGTFSVTSSLNGETPIPPGAIFCLRAMGEFADKPAEPGYPLAPHYLVHVGDDGSVVHSFTQGKQILDYLKRLCSERSTPDPIACGEFDKITRNGEKMEHYQKLLAVAVASITGKKEERSTASLFSPGGTHPHKGQFAGMHDFEVVMFLPVLAEVGS, from the coding sequence ATCACGATGTCCAGGTTCAGCAGGCACCAACGGGTATACCGCAATCAGCAATCATGGTTCACAACTCACCCGGTGAAAATGTGGCAATTACTGGTAATTGTCCTTTTACCACATCGGGTTTTGGCCTGACACCAGGTGTCCAGTTCGGTCTCATTCAACGTACGGAATCTTCGAATGAAGCTTCCGTATATCACGAATGGTTCTCGCAACTCTGGATAAGCACTCAGTCAAACGGGATCAAAAGCAGTTTGTTCGAAAAACTGAGCGAAATGGTAGATCATCGTTCTCCAGAGACTGCATATCACCTCGCACTTTTGCATCTCTTCCAAAAGTACGGTGAGGAACTCGATGAAGAGCGAATCGTCAAAAGTGCAACCGGAATCAAGAATACAATCATCTGGAAAAAGCTATTCCGCTTCCAACGGGATGGTGTCATCGGAGCTATCGACAAACTAGAACGATACGGCGGGTGTATCATCGCAGACAGTGTTGGATTAGGGAAAACATTTGAGGCACTCGCGGTCATCAAGTACTACGAACTCAGGAATGACCGTGTGCTGGTCCTATGTCCCAAGAGGCTTCGAGAAAACTGGACAATTTATCGTTCTAATGACCGTCGCAATATTCTTGCATCAGATCGCCTCAACTACGATGTACTCAATCACACAGACCTGTCTCGAGATGATGGGTTCTCGGGTGATATCGATTTGTCACACATCAACTGGGGCAACTACGATCTTGTCGTCATTGATGAATCGCACAACTTCCGTAACCGAACTACGCCGAAGGCAGGTGGCGAAACAAGATACGACAAATTGATGCGCCGGATTATTCAGGATGGTGTGCGGACCAGAGTCCTGATGCTGTCAGCGACACCCGTCAATAATCGGTTGGCTGACCTGAAGAACCAGATTACTTTCGCAACCGAAGGGAATGATGAAGCACTTAAGGATCAGGGGATCACCAGCATCGAAACGACGGTTCGTCTTGCCCAGACTCAATTCAACAAGTGGCAACAATTGGAAGACGAAGAACGCCGACCAGCTAGGCTGATGGATATGCTTGGGTTTGACTACTTCCAACTGCTTGATCTGCTCACGATTGCACGGTCGCGGAAGCATGTCGAAAAATATTATGGCACATCAGAAACCGGTAAGTTTCCCGAACGGCTGACACCAATAAACATCTACGCGGATGTGGACCTGACCCAGCAATTTCCACCGATTGCAGAAATCAACGACGACATTCGACGGCTCAACCTCAGTTCTTACGCACCACTTCGCTACGTATTGCCCGCCAAGCAACCAGCATACGATGCCAAATACAGCCAGCGGGTAAAGGGTGGTCTTTTTAGACAGTCTGACCGAGAAGAGAGTCTAATTCATCTATTGCGCGTCAACTTGCTCAAGCGTATGGAAAGTGCGGTCTCTTCGTTCTCGCTCACTGTGGAACGTCTGCTACATACCGTTGAGACGACACTTGCACAGATCGAAAGGCATGTCGATAGCGTTGAAGAGATCGATATCCACGAGGTAGATGTTGAGGACCCTGTTTTTGAACCACTGCTGGCAGGGGCGAAAGTCAAGGTGTTGTTACAGGATGTCGACCGCGTTCGGTGGCAACAAGACCTGATGGAGGACCGCGACAGGCTTACTTCAATGCTCACTGCTGCAAAAAGCGTCAATCCGGAACGTGATGCAAAACTCGCCGACTTGCGCAAAGTGATCGAGGAGAAAATTCGCCAGCCGATTAATGCAGGCAATCGGAAAGTACTGGTTTTTACAGCCTTCACAGATACAGCGAAATATCTTTACGAACAACTCACCCCGTGGGCAACGACACTGGGATTGAACACCGCAATGGTAACTGCGGGTCGGATGAGAAGTTCCATCTCCACACTCCGACTGAACATGTCTACTTTACTCTCTGCATTTGCACCGCGAGCAAAGGAGCGACCGGCAGAATTTGCAGGGGAAGGTGACATCGACCTGCTGATTGCAAATGATTGTATTTCTGAAGGCCAGAACCTTCAGGATTGTGATTTCCTCATCAACTATGACATTCACTGGAACCCCGTCCGGATCATTCAGCGGTTTGGACGGATCGATCGTATCGGTTCACCCAACTCAGTGATACAACTAGTGAATTTCTGGCCGAATATGGAGCTGGAAGAGTACATCGGCCTCGAACAACGGGTCAGTGGTCGCATGGTGCTACTCGACATCTCGGCAACAGGAGAAGAGAACGTAATTGAGCAGCAGTCTGGCAACCAGATGAACGACCTGGAGTACCGACGAAAGCAGTTGTTGAAGTTGCAGGATGCTGTTATCGATATGGAAGACTTGTCCAGTGGTGTATCGATTGCCGATCTCACCCTGAACGACTTTCGCATTGATCTGGCCCGTCTTTCGAAGGAAGAGCGACAAAACCTTGCGAAGTTGCCTTTCGGTACCTTTTCCGTCACATCGAGTCTGAATGGCGAAACCCCAATTCCACCAGGTGCGATCTTCTGTCTCCGAGCGATGGGGGAGTTTGCAGACAAACCTGCGGAACCAGGTTATCCATTGGCACCTCACTACCTTGTTCATGTGGGTGATGACGGCAGTGTAGTTCACTCATTTACACAGGGAAAACAGATCCTAGACTACCTCAAGCGTCTCTGTTCTGAACGATCAACCCCGGATCCCATTGCCTGTGGAGAATTCGATAAAATTACTCGCAATGGTGAGAAAATGGAGCACTATCAGAAATTACTGGCTGTTGCGGTAGCCTCGATTACCGGAAAGAAGGAAGAGCGATCGACAGCCAGTTTGTTTTCTCCAGGTGGTACACACCCACACAAAGGGCAGTTTGCGGGAATGCATGATTTCGAAGTGGTAATGTTTCTTCCAGTGCTTGCAGAGGTTGGATCGTGA
- a CDS encoding DUF4391 domain-containing protein has product MTADSLIEAMALPAHTRVDQRVAKKLLLENGAPTAADKRIINDGIEELIWVAALKPESIGVPSFRDATREYLEIAVLSLSLRSGAKAVRLRELVHRAIPYPLALVSTISNGMTFSMAHLRKAENDSSKIVLDGGIVGVSVTSDEVDTAFLKHLSLAGLPKENLFSLYQGWFDRITALDAARYTGSFALASSRGVTERWQISVREIARLDVEIAALRANAEKTTQLNRRVEMNLELRRLQDERLQFLAQLGKGDSE; this is encoded by the coding sequence GTGACAGCCGATTCGCTCATTGAAGCAATGGCACTTCCCGCACATACGCGGGTCGATCAACGAGTTGCCAAAAAATTATTGCTGGAGAATGGTGCCCCAACCGCTGCCGATAAACGGATCATCAACGATGGCATTGAAGAGCTTATCTGGGTGGCAGCTCTGAAACCCGAATCGATCGGTGTACCATCTTTTCGAGATGCTACTCGTGAATACCTTGAAATTGCTGTATTATCTCTCTCCTTGCGGTCTGGAGCAAAGGCAGTGCGGTTACGGGAGCTTGTTCATCGAGCGATTCCTTATCCGCTGGCGCTTGTAAGTACAATTAGCAATGGGATGACATTTTCTATGGCCCATCTTCGAAAAGCAGAAAATGACTCATCGAAGATAGTTCTTGATGGCGGTATCGTTGGTGTTTCGGTGACATCAGATGAGGTAGATACTGCTTTCCTTAAGCACCTTTCGCTGGCTGGGTTGCCGAAGGAAAATCTCTTCTCTCTATATCAGGGTTGGTTCGATCGCATTACTGCTCTGGATGCTGCTCGATATACGGGTTCATTTGCTCTTGCCTCATCGCGGGGAGTAACAGAAAGATGGCAGATTTCCGTCCGCGAGATTGCCAGGCTCGATGTAGAGATTGCCGCACTCCGGGCGAACGCAGAAAAAACAACGCAACTGAATCGCCGTGTGGAGATGAATCTGGAATTACGGCGATTGCAAGATGAACGATTACAGTTTCTGGCACAACTTGGGAAGGGAGATAGCGAATGA